TAAGTATTGAAAGTGCTTCATTTACAAGAATTTCTTCTTTGCTATTTCCCATATTTTTTCTACTTCTTCTAAGGTAAGGCCTGCTCCTAATCCAATTTTTAAAGCAAGTTCTTTGGTTAAAAGATCAGAAGGGCTATGAGCATCAGAATTAATTATTAAATTGGCACCATATTTTTTGGCAAGAGAAACAACATGTCCATTTGTGAAACAATGACCTTTTCTTCCAGAAATTTCTAAAAATACTCCCTTTTCAGCAGCTAATTTTACTTCCTCATCTTTTATAAGCCCGGGATGAGCTAAAATATCTGCTCCTCCAAGTATAGCCGAAAGGTTAGTGCCCTCTGCAACTGGTTCTACAATTGTTTCTCCGTGAACCACTACAATTTCTGCTCCGCATTTTCTTGAATCTTTTATAAGTTCTGGAATAAATTCTGGAGGGACATGGGTTAACTCTATTCCTACAATAAGCCGAGGTTTTAAGCCTTGAAATACATTTTTTATTTTTAATAAACTTTTAATAATAAATTCAAAATTGGAATGATCTGCATGATCTGTAATAGCTATAGCTGAATATCCTAAAACTTTTACTCTTCTCCATATTTCAGCAGGAATAAGTTCTCCATCACTAAAAGTTGAATGGCAATGAAAATCTATCATTGAAAATTAAATTACATTTTGTATTTGAAAAGCTTAGGATCAAGATTTTCCAAAATTTCTTTAAGTTTCTCTTTTTCTTCTTCAGTAGTAACAACCAATTCTCCTTCTTTTTCAGTTGAAGGAGTTTCAGTATAGAGTTGACTTTTTTGTAATACCTCTTCATTTACAAATATTTCAGCTCCTGTTCTTAAGGCAAGAGCAACTGCATCGCTTGGTCTTGCATCAATATCATAAGTTTTTCCTTCAATATTAAGAGTGATAATAGCATAGTAAGTATTTTCCCTAAGATCTACGATTTCTATTTTTGGAATCTTTACACCTAAAAAATCAAAAATGTTTTTCATTAAATCATGAGTTAAAGGTCTTGGAAATTGAATATTTTCAAGTTTTGCAGCAATAGAAGTTGCCTCTAAAACTCCTATCCAAATAGGAAGAATTCTATCTCCGTCAACTTCTTTTAGAAGCATAACCGGACTATTTGATAGAGGATCCATCGCTATTCCATGTATAACCATTTTTATTTTCATCCCTTCTATCCCTCCTTTCAGATATTTTATCTGATACTGTAAATAATATACTAAGTCTTTATTGAAAATTGTCAACAGATTTATTGTTCAAAAAAGTTTGTACATGAAAATTTTTAGAAAAATTTAAAAAAACCTCTTGACAAAAAAAAAAAAAAAAAAAAAAAAAAAATTTATATAATTAAAATTGAAAATCAAATTCAAAATCAAAAAGGAGGTGGGTTATGAAAGTAGCAATTGCAGCCTTAGGAAATTCCGTTGATGCAGCTTATGCTCGCTATTTTGCTACTGCTACCCATTATTTTATTTATGATACAGAAACTGGAGAAGTAGAGGTGATGGAAAATACTGCAAGGAACCTTCCAGCCGGAAGAGGGGTGACCTTAGCTGATACTCTTATTAAAAAGGGAGTTAAAGCGGTTGTGGTTGAACTTATCGGTCCAAGACCTTTTAACATGCTTAAGGATGCAGAAGTTAAGGTTTATCCAGGACCAAAACTAAAAGTTCAAGATGTATTGAATGCGGTTAAAGCTGGAGAACTTGCTTCTCCTTTGACAGCCCCAACAGAAGAACCACATGCTGGAGAACATGGCGCATGCGAGGAAGAAGTTAAATAATTTTTAAAAAGAGACGGATAGGAGTAAAAAAACTTCTATCCGCCCCTTAAAAATTGCAGGAGGTATTTTATGACTGTTGTAGTTTTAGGAGGACATGACCGATTTAAAAACCAATTAGAACAATACTCTAAAAAGATTGGTGTTAAACTTAAATTTATCAATAAGTGGTGCCCTTATGCATTTCATACTCTCAATTCAGCAGATTATATAATTGTAATCACTGGTTGTGTGTCCCATGAGCTTGTTAATTTAGCAAAAATAATTGATAAAACAAAATGCATCTTTTGCCATAAAAAAGGTCTCTGTGAAATAAAAAAGATTATTGACGAAATTAAAAATTCAAATAAAATTTCAATTCCAATTGAAAATGAAATGCAAAACAAATTACAGGAGGGAAGATGTCTGGAAAGAGAAACGAAATAGTTCCTTTAGGACTTTTAAGAGAGGGAGAGGTAGGGGAAATTTATTCTCTTCCTGATCTAAGTTTAGAGGCTGAATTTTGGGGTGGTCCAGGAGGTTGGGGTGGTTGGGGGCATTGTTTTAGAAGGAGAAGAAGGTTTTGCCAAAGGATAAGTTCTATGGGATTAAAACCTGGGCAAATAGTTGAAGTAAAACAAAACAGACCCGGTAATCCTATGCTTCTTAAAGTAGGAGAAACTTTTATAGCTCTAAGCAGAAGGGTAGCTATGGGAATAAAAGTAATAAAAAGAGGGTAAAGGGATGAGCATTCGAAAATGTGGTAAATTTCCCCTTTACCCTTTATCTGAAATTCCTTTAGAAGAGCCGGTTGAGGTGATTTGTATTTCCGATTTTGATCTAAGCTTGAGACTAAAAAGTATTGGAATCCAAGAGGGAACTATTTTAGAGGTCATTCATCAAGATCTCTCAGGAGAGCGTATGGTGGTTAAAATTGATGAAAGCAGGATTGCTTTAGAGAGAGGTATCCTTAAGCAGATTTTAGTAAGACCCCTAAAATCTTCTTATGAGATTTTAAGAGATTTTGCCAGATTTGACCAATTAACAGGGCTTTTAACCCGGCAATTTGCTGAAAATTTACTAAAGAGAGAATTAACTAATCCTCCTTATTGTTTTGTTTTGGCAGATATAGATAATTTTAAAAAAATTAATGACACCTTTGGGCATCAAGCAGGAGACCAAGTTTTAAAAGAGATTGCCCAAATTATTAAAAACTGCCTTAGAAAAACTGACTTTGCTATTCGGTGGGGTGGGGAAGAATTTGTTTTGTTTTTTAAAAATACCACCATCGATTTAGGAAAACTCATAACAGAACGTATAAGAAGGAAAATATTTGACCATATCATTTATTGGCAAGACCAAGGGTTAAGAGTTACTTTAAGCTTTGGAGTTTGTGGAGCTCCCCCTATTAGACCTTTAGAAAAACTTATTGAAATAACTGATAAAGCCCTTTATCAGGCTAAACGGCTTGGTAAAAATTTAGTATTTAGTTGTAAGGAGTAGTCCTATGTTAATTAGACAACATTTTTATGATTTTGAAATTGAAGAGCTTTGTTGCCAACTTGAGAGATGTAAAACTTTGATGATTACGGTACATCAAATTTGTGAAGTTTTGGTCAACCTTATGGAGAATAGAGATCCTTTTACTAAAGATCATTCTGAGAAGGTGGCAGTTTTTAGTTATATGCTTGCTTTAGAATTAGGGCTACCTCCAAAGGTTGCAGACCTAATTCACATTGGAGGGCATCTCCATGATGTAGGAAAGTTTTCCTTGCCTGACAGTATTTTAAAAAAGCCAGGACCTTTAACCAAGGAAGAATGGCAATTAGTCAAACAACATCCAGTTGTTGGAGCAAAATGCTTTGAAAATATTAAAATTTTTCAAGGAAAAGGTGGGGTAATAGAAATGATACTTTATCACCATGAAAGATGGGATGGTAAGGGCTATCCTTATGGACTTAGAAAAAGAGAAATACCTCTTTCTGCAAGGATTATAGCTGTGGCTGATGCTTTTTCAGCTATGATAGATAGACGCCCTTACCGAGAACCTCTAAGTTTTGATTTAGCCTTAGAGGAGTTAAAAAAGGTGCAGGCTCTCAATTTGACCCAGAGGTAGTAGAAGCCTTTCTTAACGTGGAACAAAAAATAAAAGCTTATTTAGGATTAATATAAAAAATTTACAGGAGGTGGTCGAGGAAATGCCAAAACTTTCAGAATCAAAAATTGGACAAAAAGTAAAAGTACTTTCTGTAGAAGGTCCACCTTTGGTAAAACAGCGCTTAAAAGAAATGGGGATAACTCCTGGAGTTGAACTTCAGATTGTTAGGGTTGCTCCTCTTGCAGACCCTGTTGACGTAGTAGTTAGAGGGTATCATCTATCCATAAGAAAAAAAGAAGCAGAATTAATTGAAGTGGAGGTGTTATCATGAAAGAAATAAAAATAGCAGTAGTAGGGAATCCAAACACAGGTAAATCAAGTTTGATAAATGCTATTGCTAAAGCCAAACTTCAGGTTGGTAACTGGCCAGGAGTAACTGTTGAAAAGAAAGAAGCGAAACTTTCCTATAAAGAATATACTCTCCATTTTATTGATTTACCCGGTGCCTATAGTCTAACTCCTTACAGCATTGATGAAGCTATTGCCAGGGACTTTCTTTTTCTTGAGGATTATGATGTTATTTTATGTGTGGTTGATACCACCAATCTTGAGAGAAATCTTTATTTTGTAGTTCAGCTTATGGAGCTTGAAAAGCCTTTAGTGCTTGCTTTAAATATGTTTGATGAAGCAAAAAGGCTCGGATATAAGGTTGATATACCACTTTTAGAGCAGATTCTTGAAGTAAGAGCTGTTCCAACGGTTGCAGTAAAAGAGCAAGGAATTGAGGAACTTAAGGAGGCTTTGGTTGAAGTTTTCGAGAAAAAGCTTGTTCCTAAGAGGCTCCCTTATGGAGAGGATTTAGAAAACTTGATAGAAAAAGTTGTATTTCATCTTAAAGCTTTTAATCCAGATTTAGAAAGAATTAGTTTAGGTGTAATTTTTAAGATTTTAGAAGGAGATGATGAATTAATAAACAAATTAGGACTTAAGTTTGATAAAAAGGAGATAGAAAACATAAGTAGTCATATAAAAACTGTTCATGAGGTAGGGCTTAATGATTATCTTCTTGATATAAGATATGGTTTAGCAACAGGAGTTACAAAAAAGGTTCTTCAACGTCCTGAAATTCGTAGAGAAACCCTTACAGAAAAGATTGATAAAATTGTTTTAAATAGGGTCTTAGGTATACCTCTTTTTCTCTTAATTATGTGGATTGCCTTTAAAATTGCATTTGATGTGGCAAATCCTTATATAGATTTTTTAGATAAGGCTATAAATGAGATTTTTAAGAAATGGATAGAGGCTGGACTTTCTTCCCTTGGTGCAGCAGATTGGTTGAGTTCTCTTGTACTTGATGGTATCGTAGGAGGGGTAGGAACGGTATTATCTTTCATTCCTATAATCGGAATGATAATGCTTATGATAACCTTTCTTGAAGCTACAGGATACATGGCAAGAGCAGCCTTTCTTATGGATAGGATTATGCGTTCTTTTGGGCTTCAAGGAAAGGCTTTTATACCTTTACTTATGGGGTTTGGTTGTAATGTGCCCTCAGTTTATGCTTGTAGAACTATGGAACAAGAGCATGAAAGAAAACTTACTATGTTTGTAATACCTTTTATGTCTTGTGGAGCAAGACTTCCTGTTTATGCCTTATTTGTTTCTGCCTTTTTTGCATCTTATTCAGCAGAAGTATTACTTTTTCTTTATGTACTTGGTATCGTAGTAGCTCTTACTATAGCAACTATTCTTCATAAAACTTATTTTAAAGGAGTTGGGGCTCCCTTTATTATGGAGCTTCCACCTTATCGTATGCCTACGCTCAAAAACCTTGCTATTCATACCTGGCTAAAACTAAGACATTTTGTAATAAAAGCAGGAACTTGGATTTTAGCTTTTAATATTATCGTATGGATGGCGTTAAACCTTCCTTGGAAGCCCGAAAAACCTGAAGATTCAGTTTTAGGTAAACTGGGACACGTAATCTCTCCGGTTTTTAAACCTCTTGGATTTGGGGATTGGGCAAGTAGTGCAAGCTTGTTAACAGGATTTCCTGCAAAAGAAGTAGTTGTTTCAACGATGGCTCAAATATACGGAGGAGAAGAAGAAAAAAGCGAAGAAAAGAGCTTATCTTTTAAAGATGACCTAAAAGATTTGATTTTAACCTTTGCTGAAAAAACCAAAGAGGCTGGACTTAATTTAGTTTCTTCTTTTAGGGTGGTAAGTATTTCTGCAGAAGTACCAGAGGAAGGTGCGGGAATTTTATCCGAGCTCCAAAAAAGATTTACCCCTGCTTCAGCCTTATCTTTTATGGTTTTTACTCTTCTTTATTTTCCTTGCATGGTTTATGCAGCAGCGGTTAAGACTGAGGCAGTGTCCTTAAAATTTGTTTTGCAGATCATACTTGTTACCTTAACAACCGCTTGGATAGTATCTTTTTTGGTTTATCAATTTGCAAGATTAATTTTTTAAAATTTTTTAATTATATTGTTGCAAAAATTTTAATTACATATTAATATGTGTGAAAATTTTTTGAAAACATAAAGAGGAGGTGGAAAAATGAGAAAAAGGGATTTAGCTGTTATATTAAGTGGATTAACATTGATTAGTGCTCAGGCACTTCCGGGATGGGGTTTTGAAGTAAATGAAAAATTATCCTTTGAAGGGACTTCTACCATAGTTTATCAATGGTTAGATGGATCAAATATTAAAAGTAAAAATAGAGGCTCAGGGGCAATTGACCTTGGGTTAAGCTTTAAACCCACTGAAAATAATGAATTTTATGTTCTTGGAAGCTTTGCAAGTGGAAATGGGCTGAAACCAGAAAATGTTTCCCCCTTTAAACTTAAGCCTAATGCTGATGATTTAGAAGATGATGTAAAAAATATAAATGGACATAAACAGCAAGATAATATTTTAGAACTGTGGTACGCCCATACTTTTAATTTTAGCAATGACACATCTTTAAAAATTACTGCAGGAATTATAGATGCAACAAAATACATTGCTGACAACCGTTTTGCTGATGATGAAATTACTCAATTTATGAATGAGGTTTTTGTAGACCCACCAGCTAATTTTACACCTCCAAGTTATGATTTAGGAATAGTTGCAGAATTAACAAAAGGTCCCTTTACTTTAAGAGCCCTTGGAATGACAACCAAAACTGAAATAGGAATTCCACAAGGAGAAGAAGAAGCAAAAGAAGGGTTTTATCAATATTATGCTCTTCAACTTGGATATAATTTAAAATCAAAATGGGGAGAAGGAAATTATAAAATATTTGGATGGTATACAAGCAATGATTTTTATAAAAGGAATGGAAAAGGTAAAGATTCTCGCTATGGTTTAGGAGTAGTAATTGACCAAGATCTTGGATTTATTAAAAATCCCTTTAGTAAAAATCCAATCGGATTTTTCTTACTCGGTGCTTGGGAGGATGATGATACCCAAGTTGATTATGATTATTACATTTCAGCAGGCTTTAATATACCTTTCTGCTTTCTTGGTAGAGAAGGAAATGAAATAGGTATTGGATATGCCTATTTAGATGGAGCTGATAAAGCAGACATTTCTAATACACATGCTGTTGAGGCTTATGCAAAATTTAATCTATTTTCCTATGAGAAGCTAAAATCTGATTTAACTTTAGATTTTCAATACATGAAAGATAATTATAAAAAAAGTAGCGAAGATAAAGAAGGATTTATAGTTGGATTTAGATGGAATCTTTCTTTTTAAATTTTTCTTGACTTTATTTTTTTAATTTTTAAAATTTTTTTAAAGATAAGAAATTATAGGAGGATGTTAAGAAAGGAGTGGGAAAAGTAACCAATTTATTGGATGTTGAGGGACGGAGGGGCAGGCTCCTTTGGAAGCTTAAAAGCCTACAAAAATTGGAGTCCTGTCCCTCTCTATTTTGCAAGCTATAACCTTATAATACAATAAAAATTGTAGGAGAATTACTATGAGCTGTATATTCTGTAAAATTGTTAATAAAGAAATTGCTTCTAACATTGTTTATGAAGATGAAAAAGTAGTTGCTTTTCATGATATTAATCCTCAAGCACCCTATCATATATTGGTTGTTCCTAAAAAACATATTTCTACACTTTTAGAAGTAACAGAGGAAGATAAAGAGCTTATAGGGCATATTTATTTAGTGATAAATAAAATTGCTAAAGACATTGGTTTTGATGAAAGAGGATATAGAGTAGTTGTTAATTGTAAGGAAGAAGCTGGTCAGACCATATTTCATCTTCATTTCCATGTCTTAGCAGGAAGAACGATGGGTTGGCCTCCAGGTTAAGAAACCTCAGGTATCTTTTCAATTCTTGGATATAAAGGTTTTCCTTTGCTTATTTGAGCTCCGGTTTTAAGTAAATTAAATCTAAAAACATTTTCCCAATTAATCTCATTTTCGCTTAAAGATAAGTTATTTAAAAGAATTTTAGAGGTTTCAGGCATAACTGGGTAGAGAGCAATTGCAAAACTTTTAATACTTTCTAAAAGCACTCTTATAATGGTTCCAGCCCTTTTTTCATTTTTCTTTTTTATTTCACTCCAAGGAGTAGTCCTATCTATATAAACATTTCCTCTTCTTATAGCTTCCCAAAGTCTTTCTAAAGCTTTATAAAAAAGAAATTGAGAAAAATATTTTTCATATTCTATAAGTGCAGACCTTACTTCTTCTAAAAATTCTTTATCTATATCTTTTAGCTCATCTAAGGAAGGAACTTTACTTTCGAAATATTTTTCAACCAGATTAAGGGTGCGATAAATTAGATTTCCGTAATCATTAGCTAAATCTGCATTTATTTTCGTTATGAAAGAAGAAATATTAAAGTCTGCGTCATAGCCAAATGCCATTTCTCTTAAAAGAAAGTATCTTAACTGATCCTTCCCAAATTTTTTAGCAACCTCAATGGGATCAACAATATTACCTAAGGATTTAGACATTTTTAATTTATCAACTAACCAATATCCATGCACAAGAAGTTTTTTATAAATAGGAAGTTCCATTGCTTTAAGCATAATGGGCCAATAAATAGCATGGGGCCTTAAAATATCTTTTGCAATAAAATGATGGGCATTTATCCACCAATCTTTCCATTCTGGATTTTCAGGATAGCCTATTCCAGAAAGATAATTAATTAAAGCATCAAACCATACATAGGTTACATAATTAGAATCAAAGGGAAGCTCTATTCCCCAAGAAAGTCTTGCCTTAGGACGGGAAATACAAAGGGGTGGAAGTTCTTCTTCAAGCATATTTAAAACTTCCTCTTTATAAAATTCCGGATAAATTAAATCATTTTTAGAAATATAATCCTTTAACCAAGCTCTATATTTTTCTAAATTAAAAAAATAATTTTTTTCTTTTATATGTTGTGGATAAATTTTATGATCTTTGCATTTTCCCTCTTCATCAAGTTCTTTTGAAGTTAAAAATCTCTCACAACCAATACAATAAAGTCCCTCATATTCGTCAAGATATATTTCTCCTTTTTCATAAAGTTTTTGCAAAATATATTGGACAACTTTTTTATGTTCCTGGGAGGTTGTTCTAATAAACTTGTTATAAATTATTCCAAAGTAGTCCCAGGTAATTTTAAAAGCTAAACTTATTTCATCTACAAAGACATGAGGTTCTTTTCCCTTATCTTTTGCAGATTTTTGGATTTTATCCCCATGTTCATCTGTTCCTGTAAGAAAAAAAACTTTCCAGCCCTTTAAAAGATAAAAGCGTGCTAAAGAATCTACTAAAATTGTAGTATAAGCATGCCCCAAATGGGGATAAGCATTAACATAGTAAATTGGTGTAGTAAGGTATATCCTCATCATTTTTTTACCCTTCATCAAGTTCTTTTAATTTCTCTTCCTCCATTACCTCTTCAGTTTCTTCTTCTATTAAAATCTTTATTTGGGAAACTGGAATTTGAATTATTTGTCCTTCTTTATTTTCTAAATAGGCTACCTTTTGGAAAATATTGTATTTTAAAATTTTATAGGGCTCTCCATTAATTCTTATTTTGTTCCCTATTTTAGGTAAATCCTGTAAAAACTCTTTGTAAATATCTTCTTCATAAGCCAAACAACATAAAAGTCTTCCGCAGGGACCGGAGATTTTATTAGGGTCTAAAATAAGTCCTTGTTCTTTTGCCATTCTAATAGAAAGCGGGATAAATTGTCTTAAAAATTTGGCACAACAAAATTCTTTCCCACAATATCCTATTCCTCCTATAAGAGCAGTTTCATTTCTGACCCCGATTTGTCTCATTTCAATCCTCATTCTCAAAGCCCTTGCAAGCTCTTTTACTAATTGTCTAAAATCTATCCTTCCTTCTGCGGTGTAATAAAAGATAATTTTGCTTCTATTAAAGAAACAATCAACTCTTACCAAATTCATTTCTATCCCAAGATCTTTTGCAAATTGTAAACAAAATTCTTTCCCCTTTTCTTCTATTTCTAATTTTTTCTCATACTCTTTAATCTCCTTAAAGGTTGCTTTTCTAATAACAAAAGGGATACCTTCTACATTAAAAGGTAATTTATAAGAATTTTCTGTTAAAATAAAAACTTCTTTTCTTCCGTCTGGTAATTTCGCAAGGACATAATTTCCTTTAAGCAAAGGTTTATTTAGTTTAAGAGCTTGGTCTGGAAATCCCTTTTTTAGAGTTCCTAAACTTAACCAAATACCTTTTGTGTTTTCCTTTTTATACATCTATCCCCCGATAGCTCTCATAGGTTTTAAAGTAAAATTTAAATTATGTTCAGAGGGTTTTATTTTTAAGGCTAAAGAAAAAGCCTCTTCCAAAGTTCCTTCACCTTTTCTTAAAATAGGTTTTAAATCTATCTCCTTATCAGAAAAAAGGCAAGGTCTTAATCTTCCATCTGCAGTAATTCTTAATCTATTACATTTATGACAAAAATGTTCAGAAATAGGAGAAATTAACCCAATTTTTCCTTTTGCTTCTTTCCATCTAAAAACTTTAGCTGGTCCCCCACCAAAAGAAGAATCAGGAATTAGTTCAGAAAAACTTTCTAAAACCTCTTTTATTTCTTTTATAGTAACAACGTGTTTTTCATTCCATAAGCTATTTTTTCCTATGGGCATAAATTCTATAAATCTAACTTCAACGGGTTTTTCTAAAGTAAGCTTAGCAAGGTCTAAAATCTCATCTTCATTAAAACCTCTTATTATTACAGTGTTTATTTTTACAGGATTAAATCCCAATTCCAAAGCTATATCAATACTTCTAAGAACTTTTTCAAATTCAGAAGTTCCTGTAAGTTTTTCAAATTTTTCTTTATTTAAAGTATCTAAACTTATGTTTATTCTTTTTAATCCTGCTTTTTTAAGTTTTTCGCCAAGAGTTTCTAAAAAAGAGCCATTTGTAGTAAGACTTAGGTCTTCTATTTCAGGAATTTGGGAAAGTTTTTCTACCAAATATTCTATATTTTTTCTTAAAAGAGGTTCTCCACCTGTTAATCTTATTCTTTTCCCACCTAATTTAGCAAAAACCTTTGCTATACTTTCTATTTCTTCAAATCTTAATATTTCTTCATGAGGAAGCCATTTCCAATTTTGATGAGTAAAACAATATATACATTTAAAATTGCACCTATCTGTTACAGAAACCCTTAAATATTCAATCTTTCTTCCTAAATGATCAATTAACATTTAAATTTTCCTTATACCAAGCTCTTACCTTATTAAAGATTTCTATAATTTCAGGTTGTTTATAATCTGGATAAGTCCAAGGAAGTTCCATATAGGTCTTATTTCTATAAATTAGAGTAACTTCAGCATAAACACCTTTACCTAAATATATTCTATGAGCATAGTCTTTAAAAGTTGAAAGAACTACTTTTGAAAGACCTAAATAACCTGGATCTAAATTAATTCTTCTATTTCCTAAAGAATCAGCAAAATTCTTCTCAATTTCGTAACATTTATATTTAAGGTCAATTAAATATTCAGGAGGCTTTAATTTTTCGAAAAAATAAATTCCCTTTTTTAAGTTTTCTCCCATTTCCTTAGCATAATAAGAAGTAAAAGATGAAAAATCATAAATTTTAGATTGAAAGATAGGGGAGCCGAGTTCAGGTTTTAAAAGATCAAGAGCCTTTTCCCATAAATCTAAATCTTTACCTGTAATAGCAACAAAATAAAGTTGTGGAGGTGGACTTTTAGGATGACTCATTTTTTTCTGAAAGAGGGATAGCTTCTTCTATAAGCATTATAGGAATATCTTCCTCTATAGGATAAAAAAGTTCGCATTTTTTACAATAAAATCCCTCTTTCTCATTCCATATTTTATAAATTAAATCTCCTTTACATTTAGGACAAGCTAATACCTTTAAATATTCTTGAATTTTTGCTTTTTCCATAAGATTTTTTTATAATATCACTTTTCAGAGTTTATGCAAATAATGAATTTAAAAGATAAAAATTGAATTTTTAAAGAATAGGTTGTAATACCTTTTTGATGATTTCTAAAAAAAGCCTAATATTTTCTATAATTTTTTCTTCTTCAGGTTTTTCAAAAAAAATAACATTTTTAATTTTTTCTAATTTTCCTACATCATCTGGGTCTAAAGATTCTACAGTTTTTCTCCAAAGCTCTTCAAATTCAGGAGGCTTTTCAGGAGGAAATACATAAGAAAGTGCCCAGACAGCTTTTAATCCTAAATTAAAAATTTCTTTAGCTTTTTTTTGAAGTTCAGAAGGATTTCCTTTTATTTTAGAAAAATCTTTAAATAAATCTAATGCATATCTATAATAGCTTTTAGCTCTTATGTAATAAACCATTTAAAAATATTTTAAAAGAGCTTATTAACCAGCTCTTTCTAAATATTTTCCTGTTCTTGTATCAACTTTTATTATATCTCCCTCATTTATAAAAAGAGGGACTTGAATTACAAGTCCTGTTTCAAGTTTTGCAGGTTTAGTTGCGGTTCCTACTGTATCTCCCTTAACTCCAGGCTCAGTTTCTATTACTTTTAATTCAACTACATTAGGAAGCTCTATACTTACCACTTTCCCTTTATGATATAAAACATATACATTTAAATTTTCTTTTAAATATTTTGATGCTTCTCCTACATCTTCCTCTTTTATATAAACTTGGTCATAATCTTCTAAATCCATAAAAACATATTGATCTCCTTCTTTATATAAATATTGCATTTCCTTTTCTTGAAAATCCGGCTTTTCAAAACGCTCTCCAGCTCTAAAATTTACCTCTAAAACTCTACCAGTAGCAAGATCTTTTAATTTTGTTCTTACAGTAGGTTGATTTTTAGAGACTTTTACATGTTGAAAATCTAAAATTTCATACAATTTACCTTCCCATTCAATCTTTAAGCCTTTTTTAAAATCTGAGGTTGTGTAAGCCATGGTTTACCCCTCCTTTTTTTCTAAAAAAGAAGGAAGAGGTGTAGCCCAGGCTTCTTCATCAAAATATAATTCCTCTAAATCCTTAGGCATAGGTATATTTAGTATTTTTGGTCCCTCAACTACCTCAAATCTTATAAAACAAGATTTATACCAATCCACATTTGGTAAATCCAAATCAAATTCTTTCATGATTCTATAGGTGCGATAAAAATCTTCCCATTGATTTTCCTTTTCTGGATAGGTAGTAAAATCTCTTAAAATATCAGTAATGACGAATCCAGAATCAAGAAGAAATTTTTCAAAATCATACCATTTTCTTAGAGATGCCTCTCTATGAGTAAATCCCATATATCCTGCTGACCCCTTAC
The window above is part of the Thermodesulfobacterium geofontis OPF15 genome. Proteins encoded here:
- a CDS encoding DUF4416 family protein; the encoded protein is MSHPKSPPPQLYFVAITGKDLDLWEKALDLLKPELGSPIFQSKIYDFSSFTSYYAKEMGENLKKGIYFFEKLKPPEYLIDLKYKCYEIEKNFADSLGNRRINLDPGYLGLSKVVLSTFKDYAHRIYLGKGVYAEVTLIYRNKTYMELPWTYPDYKQPEIIEIFNKVRAWYKENLNVN
- the efp gene encoding elongation factor P: MAYTTSDFKKGLKIEWEGKLYEILDFQHVKVSKNQPTVRTKLKDLATGRVLEVNFRAGERFEKPDFQEKEMQYLYKEGDQYVFMDLEDYDQVYIKEEDVGEASKYLKENLNVYVLYHKGKVVSIELPNVVELKVIETEPGVKGDTVGTATKPAKLETGLVIQVPLFINEGDIIKVDTRTGKYLERAG
- a CDS encoding Trm112 family protein — translated: MEKAKIQEYLKVLACPKCKGDLIYKIWNEKEGFYCKKCELFYPIEEDIPIMLIEEAIPLSEKNESS
- the moaA gene encoding GTP 3',8-cyclase MoaA codes for the protein MLIDHLGRKIEYLRVSVTDRCNFKCIYCFTHQNWKWLPHEEILRFEEIESIAKVFAKLGGKRIRLTGGEPLLRKNIEYLVEKLSQIPEIEDLSLTTNGSFLETLGEKLKKAGLKRINISLDTLNKEKFEKLTGTSEFEKVLRSIDIALELGFNPVKINTVIIRGFNEDEILDLAKLTLEKPVEVRFIEFMPIGKNSLWNEKHVVTIKEIKEVLESFSELIPDSSFGGGPAKVFRWKEAKGKIGLISPISEHFCHKCNRLRITADGRLRPCLFSDKEIDLKPILRKGEGTLEEAFSLALKIKPSEHNLNFTLKPMRAIGG